From a single Acidobacteriota bacterium genomic region:
- a CDS encoding flagellar FliJ family protein, with protein MRRFVFRAEVALALRRRQEDEAKRALAAAEGRLRTAQRAHFAATDALASTLKRASEADGKAGSVTVGVWYRNWIVRQKQDVALAAQAVARCQADADLARSHLMMARRKRKSLERFRERALAAHVRAEHVEEQKALDALGTMRFAMAKQGGSQ; from the coding sequence ATGAGACGATTCGTGTTCCGGGCCGAGGTCGCCCTCGCCCTCAGACGCCGGCAGGAGGACGAGGCCAAGCGGGCGCTCGCGGCGGCCGAGGGCCGGCTGCGCACCGCCCAGAGGGCGCACTTCGCGGCCACCGACGCGCTGGCTTCGACGCTGAAGCGCGCGTCCGAGGCCGATGGGAAAGCCGGCAGCGTGACCGTCGGCGTGTGGTACCGGAATTGGATCGTTCGTCAGAAGCAGGACGTCGCCCTCGCCGCGCAGGCCGTGGCCCGGTGCCAGGCCGACGCGGACCTGGCGCGGAGCCACCTGATGATGGCGAGGCGCAAGCGGAAGTCTCTGGAGCGGTTTCGCGAGCGGGCGCTCGCGGCCCACGTGCGTGCAGAGCACGTCGAAGAGCAGAAGGCGCTCGATGCCCTCGGCACGATGCGCTTCGCCATGGCGAAGCAGGGAGGATCTCAGTGA
- a CDS encoding flagellar hook capping protein codes for MVNPVSGAVAATGSNPTAAPQKTLGQDAFLKLLITQLQYQDPTQPKNDTEFIAQLAQFSSLEKLTEISASIRALERALLVDTSSPAAPGATPSTPSAPPAATPSAGDASTGGIV; via the coding sequence ATTGTCAACCCCGTCAGCGGCGCCGTCGCGGCCACCGGGTCGAATCCGACCGCCGCGCCCCAGAAGACGCTCGGCCAGGACGCGTTCCTGAAGCTGCTCATCACGCAACTGCAGTATCAGGATCCCACCCAGCCCAAGAACGACACCGAGTTCATCGCGCAACTGGCGCAGTTCAGCTCGCTCGAGAAGCTGACCGAGATCTCGGCTTCGATCCGGGCGCTCGAGCGGGCCCTGCTCGTCGACACGTCGTCGCCGGCCGCTCCCGGCGCCACGCCGTCCACACCATCGGCGCCTCCTGCTGCCACGCCGTCGGCAGGTGATGCGTCCACCGGAGGAATCGTCTAA
- a CDS encoding flagellar hook protein FlgE, protein MAVGSFSAGLSGLNANSTYLSVIGNNLANINTVGFKASTVRFTDLVSQRIGGTSTNPMQVGLGVATGSISPVFSQGSIDNSREPTNVAIQGNGFFVVRGNEGLAYTRAGDFSFDSDGRLVTQDGWAVQGYTQLDPITGEVVTTGALTDIVVPPGALRQPKPTTVFSTVTNLDANATVGPPPTTFTTSVQIYDALGSPHIATITYENTGPGAWSYIISVPGEDVVGGTAGTPFEIANGTIQFDATGRLDPAVGLNGGAPADLTILTPNWANGAAPNEMTWDLVDANGIGTLSGFSSPSATSSKSQNGASAGQVSDISISPDGSIVATFGAGQNVVVGQLALASFNNPKGLVKMGSNRFGESEAAGLPNIGTPGTGGRGTVIGNALEGSNVDIAQEFTQMILAQRGYQANAKTITTSDELLLDTLQLKR, encoded by the coding sequence ATGGCTGTCGGCTCATTCTCCGCCGGGCTGTCGGGGTTGAATGCCAACTCGACCTACCTCAGTGTCATCGGCAACAACCTCGCGAACATCAACACCGTCGGGTTCAAGGCCAGCACCGTGCGCTTCACCGACCTCGTGAGCCAGCGCATCGGCGGCACGAGCACCAACCCGATGCAGGTCGGCCTCGGCGTGGCCACGGGCTCGATCTCGCCGGTCTTCAGCCAGGGCTCGATCGACAACTCGAGGGAGCCCACCAACGTCGCCATCCAGGGCAACGGCTTCTTCGTCGTGCGCGGCAACGAGGGCCTCGCGTACACCCGCGCGGGCGACTTCAGCTTCGACAGCGACGGGCGGCTCGTCACGCAGGACGGCTGGGCGGTGCAGGGCTACACGCAGCTCGATCCGATCACTGGCGAGGTCGTCACCACCGGGGCCCTCACCGACATCGTCGTGCCGCCCGGCGCGCTGCGCCAGCCCAAGCCGACGACCGTGTTCTCGACGGTCACCAACCTCGACGCGAACGCCACCGTCGGGCCGCCGCCGACCACCTTCACGACGTCCGTCCAGATCTACGACGCCCTCGGCAGCCCGCACATCGCCACCATCACCTACGAGAACACGGGCCCCGGCGCCTGGTCGTACATCATCTCCGTGCCGGGCGAGGACGTCGTCGGAGGCACGGCGGGCACGCCGTTTGAGATCGCCAACGGCACGATTCAGTTCGACGCCACCGGGCGGCTCGATCCCGCCGTGGGCCTCAACGGCGGGGCGCCCGCCGACCTGACCATCCTCACCCCCAACTGGGCCAACGGCGCGGCGCCGAACGAGATGACCTGGGATCTCGTCGACGCCAACGGCATCGGGACGCTCTCGGGGTTCTCGTCGCCTTCAGCCACCTCGTCGAAGAGCCAGAACGGCGCGTCGGCCGGGCAGGTCAGCGACATCAGCATCTCGCCGGACGGGTCGATCGTCGCGACGTTCGGCGCGGGCCAGAACGTGGTCGTCGGCCAGCTGGCCCTCGCGAGCTTCAACAACCCGAAGGGCCTCGTGAAGATGGGGAGCAACCGGTTCGGCGAGAGCGAGGCGGCTGGATTGCCGAACATCGGCACCCCGGGCACCGGAGGACGCGGCACGGTCATCGGCAATGCCCTCGAAGGGTCCAACGTCGACATCGCGCAGGAGTTCACCCAGATGATCCTGGCGCAGCGCGGCTACCAGGCCAACGCCAAGACCATCACCACGTCCGACGAACTGCTGCTCGACACCTTGCAGCTGAAGCGATAA